One genomic region from Prunus persica cultivar Lovell chromosome G3, Prunus_persica_NCBIv2, whole genome shotgun sequence encodes:
- the LOC18782290 gene encoding uncharacterized protein LOC18782290 has translation MATLQKFKLLATQCAVAGSPTRSPSASPVIHLRRRKTLRMFLSRTDRRRFTSRSNSDPPVINGDDEDDDDRPQKSKEVAKVRHKLKDLFVSSPPLEDRVSDRSRGIEQEEERGLLSATGSVGGVGSGGFASRRGAGMSLRPLAASFRCRLLKRAWRPVLVTIPE, from the coding sequence ATGGCGACCTTGCAGAAATTCAAACTCTTAGCCACCCAATGCGCCGTAGCCGGAAGCCCCACCCGGAGCCCATCCGCCAGCCCAGTCATTCACCTCCGCCGCCGCAAAACCCTGAGAATGTTCCTCTCCCGCACCGACCGCCGCCGATTTACTAGCCGGAGCAACTCCGACCCTCCAGTAATCAACGGCGACGACGAAGATGACGATGATCGGCCGCAGAAGAGCAAGGAGGTCGCGAAGGTTCGGCACAAGCTTAAGGACCTCTTCGTCTCCTCGCCGCCTTTAGAAGATAGGGTTTCGGATAGGAGCCGAGGAattgaacaagaagaagagcgAGGGTTGTTGTCGGCGACCGGAAGTGTCGGTGGTGTCGGTTCTGGTGGCTTCGCGAGCCGGCGCGGTGCAGGCATGTCGCTTCGGCCATTAGCGGCGTCGTTTCGATGTAGATTACTGAAACGAGCTTGGCGGCCTGTGCTCGTCACCATCCCCGAGTAG
- the LOC18782450 gene encoding cell wall / vacuolar inhibitor of fructosidase 1, giving the protein MGANLIDLTCKKTPYYDLCVISLNSDPRSYTADVAGLGVVMADVVKAKATDSLNKINELLTQSPGDRSLTTCVDYYKTVIEADVPLANEAFASGNAKLADQGMSDAGIVIDLCESQFSEGSSPLTDKNKAAHDVAAVGAGIARTML; this is encoded by the coding sequence ATGGGTGCCAATCTCATCGACCTAACCTGCAAAAAAACACCATACTACGATCTTTGTGTCATCTCTCTAAACTCAGATCCCCGAAGCTACACCGCAGATGTGGCCGGCTTAGGCGTCGTAATGGCGGATGTTGTTAAGGCTAAGGCAACGGATAGCCTGAACAAAATCAATGAGCTACTTACCCAGAGCCCAGGAGACCGATCGTTGACCACCTGCGTTGACTATTACAAGACAGTTATAGAAGCTGATGTTCCCCTAGCTAATGAAGCCTTTGCTTCAGGTAACGCTAAGCTTGCTGACCAAGGCATGAGTGACGCTGGCATCGTGATTGACTTATGTGAAAGCCAATTTTCTGAAGGGAGCTCTCCTCTGACAGATAAGAACAAAGCTGCTCATGATGTTGCGGCTGTGGGTGCAGGAATTGCGAGGACAATGCtttga
- the LOC18783592 gene encoding LEAF RUST 10 DISEASE-RESISTANCE LOCUS RECEPTOR-LIKE PROTEIN KINASE-like 2.7: MKSWLFFSSPFAFFVFFNIPLASSFDGYTSCSNKFNCGEITNVGFPFWGYGRPESCGYPELNLTCSESVTTIGIMGVQYRVLKINQEAEETLKLVRDDYYDKICSPKFGDTKLNSNLFDYVSGSVDVKLLYDCTSSSQGDFSCPKGETYGNVAAVLAAFPVSPMCKSQMVIRIQDSMGLGIISLENVTELEQAVREGFEVKYKVDSAKCAECVGSKGVCGYDWGLSETVCHCPNQSSASRNCSATAEAIDNPVLPSAKGTSSEPKIDMLTRVVFCILS; encoded by the coding sequence atgaagtcCTGGCTTTTCTTCTCATCCCCTTTTgccttctttgttttcttcaacattcctttagcctcaagctttgaTGGGTACACAAGTTGTAGCAACAAGTTCAACTGTGGAGAGATCACAAACGTTGGTTTTCCTTTCTGGGGATACGGCAGGCCAGAGAGTTGTGGATATCCAGAACTGAATCTCACATGTTCCGAGAGTGTCACCACTATAGGGATTATGGGGGTCCAATACAGAGTGTTGAAGATAAACCAAGAAGCTGAAGAAACACTCAAACTTGTGAGAGATGACTACTATGACAAAATTTGTTCTCCAAAGTTTGGGGACACCAAATTGAATTCCAATCTTTTCGACTATGTTTCAGGCTCTGTTGATGTTAAATTACTGTATGATTGTACTTCTAGCTCACAAGGTGACTTCAGTTGCCCCAAGGGTGAAACTTATGGTAATGTGGCCGCCGTACTTGCAGCTTTTCCGGTGTCTCCCATGTGTAAATCACAGATGGTGATTCGGATTCAGGACTCAATGGGTCTTGGAATCATTAGTTTAGAGAATGTAACAGAACTTGAACAGGCAGTTAGAGAAGGATTTGAGGTGAAGTATAAGGTGGACAGTGCAAAATGTGCTGAGTGTGTTGGTTCAAAGGGTGTTTGTGGTTATGATTGGGGTTTGAGTGAGACTGTTTGCCATTGCCCGAATCAAAGTTCTGCGTCCCGGAATTGTTCTGCCACAGCAGAGGCCATAGACAATCCAGTTTTGCCATCAGCTAAAGGTACGAGCTCTGAACCCAAAATAGATATGCTAACAAGAGTGGTTTTTTGCATTTTAAGCTGA
- the LOC18783132 gene encoding LOW QUALITY PROTEIN: LEAF RUST 10 DISEASE-RESISTANCE LOCUS RECEPTOR-LIKE PROTEIN KINASE-like 1.4 (The sequence of the model RefSeq protein was modified relative to this genomic sequence to represent the inferred CDS: deleted 1 base in 1 codon): MIKPKPHCISSLNSLSHFPPRPPHTQTPLFSRPFPNAPTLPPPPPPLLLLLLRGYDVVSLECEPLQLLPGLRLRPLRNLSYPFTGGSRSAYCGPPEFHINCVNDSPELTISSLSYRVLQLDPVRRNLKLARSDLWTSTCTDKVFNSTMKPEFFAYNESDDIYVSIFYGCNSTITTPKLSNWFHCNNSLAFQDSYYLLGPVPLDPIMSTFKCEIGITVPILKTTAAKLVANRSLFQEAINEGFTVNYTNPYDNQCAQCLGVNGLCGFDSDSSEPVCICGNRVCDPAGKKKEIAIGLAVGGAILFGIFIGFYIYSFIQKKKKKLAALAQSKEIPTPLTSKSVATPSTNLSQSQSIPSYPSFTSKSDYDKGSTYFGVQVFSYTELEEATENFNPAKELGDGGFGTVYYGKLQDGRVVAVKRLYENNFKRVEQFMNEVEILTRLEHRNLVKLYGCTSRRSRELLLVYEYIPNGTVADHLHGKRVESGFLSWPVRLSIAIETADALAFLHRNDVIHRDVKTNNILIDNDFCVKVADFGLSRLFPNDVTHVSTAPQGTPGYVDPEYYQCYQLTDKSDVYSFGVVLIELISSLQAVDTNRHRHDINLANMAINKIQNHLVNELVDPLLEFETNHVVRRMATAVAELAFRCLQQERDMRPTMDEVLDGLRAIQNEDLGSEDGQAVVLDIGADDVGLLRNMPPPLSPDSAGTDKLVYKRWDKTI, from the exons ATGATCAAACCAAAACCTCATTGCATTTCATCACTCAACTCTCTAAGCCACTTCCCGCCTCGCCCACCCCACACCCAAACGCCGTTGTTTTCCCGCCCCTTCCCCAATGCACCcactcttcctcctcctcctcctcctcttcttcttctactccTTCGAGGTTACGACGTCGTTTCCCTCGAATGCGAACCTCTCCAACTGCTCCCGGGTCTTCGACTGCGG CCGCTCCGAAACCTTTCGTACCCGTTCACCGGCGGGTCTCGCTCGGCCTACTGCGGGCCGCCGGAGTTCCATATCAACTGCGTCAACGACTCGCCGGAGCTGACCATCTCGTCGCTGAGTTACCGAGTTCTCCAACTCGACCCGGTTCGTCGGAATCTGAAGCTGGCCCGCTCAGACCTCTGGACCTCGACCTGCACAGACAAGGTCTTCAACTCAACTATGAAACCCGAGTTCTTCGCCTACAACGAGAGCGACGACATTTACGTGTCCATTTTCTACGGCTGTAATTCGACGATCACTACGCCGAAGCTCTCGAATTGGTTCCACTGCAACAACAGTCTGGCTTTCCAAGACTCTTACTACTTGCTCGGGCCGGTCCCGCTCGACCCGATTATGAGCACTTTCAAGTGTGAGATTGGAATTACGGTGCCGattctcaaaaccacggcggCGAAGCTCGTCGCCAATCGGTCGCTGTTTCAGGAAGCGATCAATGAAGGCTTCACTGTTAACTATACCAACCCTTATGATAATCAATGCGCTCAGTGTCTTGGTGTAAATGGCCTGTGTGGGTTTGACTCGGATTCGAGCGAACCCGTTTGCATTTGCGGCAATCGGGTTTGTGACCCAGCAG gaaaaaagaaggaaatagcAATAG GTCTTGCTGTAGGAGGTGCAATCCTTTTTGGCATTTTCATAGGattctatatatattctttcatacaaaaaaagaagaagaaacttgCTGCACTAGCTCAAAGCAAAGAGATTCCGACACCCCTCACGAGCAAAAGCGTTGCTACTCCCTCAACTaatctctctcaatctcaaagCATCCCTTCTTATCCTTCCTTTACTTCAAAGTCAGACTACGATAAGGGGAGCACTTACTTTGGAGTTCAGGTCTTCAGCTATACTGAATTAGAGGAAGCCACTGAAAATTTCAATCCTGCTAAAGAACTTGGAGATGGAGGATTTGGCACTGTTTACTATG GTAAGCTACAGGATGGCCGTGTAGTTGCAGTGAAGCGCCTTTACGAGAACAATTTCAAACGTGTGGAGCAGTTTATGAATGAGGTCGAGATCTTAACTCGTCTCGAACACCGGAACCTTGTCAAGCTGTACGGATGCACCTCAAGACGCAGCCGAGAACTCCTCCTTGTTTACGAGTATATTCCTAATGGAACAGTGGCTGACCATCTCCATGGGAAAAGAGTCGAATCCGGGTTTCTTAGTTGGCCTGTTCGATTGAGCATCGCCATAGAGACAGCTGATGCACTGGCTTTCCTTCACCGCAATGATGTAATACACCGTGATGTCAAGACCAACAATATTCTCATAGACAACGACTTTTGTGTGAAGGTCGCTGATTTTGGGCTGTCCAGATTGTTCCCCAACGATGTCACGCATGTTTCAACTGCTCCACAAGGGACCCCCGGCTATGTTGATCCTGAGTATTACCAATGCTATCAACTCACGGACAAGAGTGATGTATATAGCTTTGGTGTGGTCTTGATCGAGCTCATATCATCATTACAAGCAGTGGATACCAATAGGCACCGGCATGATATAAATTTGGCCAACATGGCtatcaacaaaattcaaaatcatttAGTGAATGAGTTGgttgatcctctgcttgagtTCGAAACGAACCATGTTGTTAGGAGGATGGCAACAGCAGTGGCAGAATTGGCCTTCCGATGTTTGCAACAGGAGAGGGACATGAGGCCAACCATGGACGAAGTGTTAGATGGTTTGAGAGCAATCCAGAATGAAGATCTTGGTTCAGAAGACGGTCAAGCAGTTGTGCTGGATATCGGGGCAGATGACGTTGGACTCTTGAGGAACATGCCTCCCCCACTCTCACCAGACTCAGCTGGAACTGATAAATTG GTTTATAAGAGGTGGGACAAAACTATTTAA
- the LOC18784272 gene encoding LEAF RUST 10 DISEASE-RESISTANCE LOCUS RECEPTOR-LIKE PROTEIN KINASE-like 2.7 yields the protein MNLYPLQKISFLLVITSTICLFYIPRSLGEEDDEQYLKCSASSQCANFPNIGYPFWGSSRPNYCGYPEFKLNCTGDAPVISFQDKDYRVLDINQSASTLRIARTDYWNNVCPVSPGNTTIEVNRVEYASDVQELLLFYDCPPLNIPLPSQLTSQFNCSINSTANYINYFVTQNLTNSGLANISDTFGTCHTTVTALVSQSAGENLAMNSTKDNLVAVLDSGFGLKWDASNNLCKQCNETGGQCGYNTSTAEFTCYCKDGPNPSNCAGMHALYIVWSRNK from the exons atGAATCTCTATCCCTTGCAAAAGATCTCTTTTCTCCTTGTGATCACAAGTACTATATGCCTATTCTATATTCCAAGATCTTTGGGTGAGGAGGATGATGAGCAATACCTCAAGTGCAGCGCTTCGTCTCAATGCGCAAATTTTCCGAATATTGGTTACCCTTTTTGGGGATCAAGCCGGCCCAATTATTGTGGCTACCCGGAATTCAAGTTGAACTGCACCGGGGACGCCCCGGTGATCTCATTCCAGGACAAAGATTATCGAGTCCTGGATATCAACCAAAGTGCAAGTACTCTTAGAATCGCTAGGACAGACTACTGGAACAACGTTTGTCCTGTGTCACCTGGCAACACCACAATAGAAGTAAACCGTGTAGAATATGCTTCAGATGTTCAAGAACTACTGCTGTTCTATGACTGCCCCCCACTCAATATTCCTCTTCCAAGTCAGCTAACAAGTCAGTTCAACTGCAGCATAAACagcactgccaattacatcaATTACTTTGTCACACAAAACCTCACGAATTCTGGGCTCGCGAATATTAGTGATACCTTTGGAACGTGCCACACGACCGTCACTGCCCTTGTTTCGCAATCAGCTGGTGAAAATTTGGCGATGAATTCCACCAAGGACAATCTAGTTGCCGTTCTTGATTCTGGGTTTGGGTTGAAATGGGATGCAAGTAATAACTTGTGTAAGCAATGTAACGAAACTGGTGGTCAGTGCGGGTACAATACATCAACAGCTGAGTTCACCTGCTATTGCAAGGATGGACCTAATCCCTCGAACTGTGCAGGTATGCATGCGCTT taTATAGTCTGGTCTAGAAACAAGTGA